The following is a genomic window from Nitrospira sp..
CCATCGCCGTAACGCCCGATCGCCTCGCCGCAGCGCGGGACGGTCCCGCCGGCGCTCGCGGTTGGCCGCATCGCGCCAATTCGCGCAATCCCGCTGGCGCGAGTGCCGAATGTTCTTTCGCGCGCTGGGAAAAACGACACTCGCAGTGCGCATCGTCGTCAGCGTGGCGTTACTGATCGTCCTCTGGCTGGCGGTAAATTGGACCTACCACGCGATCCTCAAACCGACCGAGGTGCTGTTTCCCCTGGACAATGCGCTCGACAAAAGTCCGGCAACAACCTGGCAAGAATACGGCGCGCTTTTCCGTGAGCATTCGACCGCCGTCATCACACCCGAATTGCTCGCGGCCTTGGCCCAAAGCGAAGGCGCGGGCAATCCCGTGGCGCGGACCTACTGGCGATGGCGTGCCTCCTGGAATCCCTTGGAGTGGTATCAACCGGCCTCGAGCGCGGTGGGCATGTACCAGCTCACCGACGGCACGTTTCAACTGGCGAAGCGCTATTGCATTCACGATCACGAGGTGGTCGAAGACGGCCGCTGGCAGAACTTCCAGTCCTGCTGGTTCAACAGCCTCTACTCCCGCGTCGTGCCGAGTCATGCGATCGAGATGACCGCCGCGCTCCTCGACCGCAACGTCGCCTGCGCAATCGGCCACCGGCGGACGACCTCACTGTCCCTTCAAAAGAAGCAAGACCTCGCCGCCATCATCCATCTCTGCGGAGCGGGAGCCGGCCAGGATTACGCCAGGCGCGGATTCCGGTTGCTCCCTCGCCAGCGTTGCGGCGACCACGACCTGTCGCTCTACCTCGCACGCATTAACGGATTGAAACGGCAATTCGCCCATCTGTCGTCCGGCGGCAAAGAGCTGCGGCCCGCCAAATCCCGCTGACCGCAACACATTCGCCTGCGCTCGACGTAGTTAACGCTGCACTCGCGTGACCCGCCAGGCGAGGCCTGCCCCGGTCAGCAGCAGACAGGCGGCGAGAAAAAACGGCGCGCCAGGAATCTGCCATCCGGTTTGCGCCCCAATGAAGTGGGCGAAAATCTGCGTGAACAGCGTCGGCCCGATCAAACCGGTAATTCCGTTGACACTCGCCATCGCCCCCTGCAACCGGCCTTGCTCAGACCCACTGACGCGGCGCGTCATCAAGGCCTGAGTCGCCGGACCGGCGAGTCCCCAGAACGCCATGATCGGAATGCCCAGGCAGAAGATCCAGCCCTGCGGCGCAATGCCATAGATCGCAAACCCAGTCACACCGCAGAGCAGCCCTGCCAGCAACGTCGTGCGTTCCCCAAAGCGCGCGGTAAGCGGCCGGATCAACAGCCCCTGGACAATCATCGCCGCCAGACCGACCCCGGCAAGCATCAGCCCCACGCTCGCCGTATCCCATCCATAGCGATAGCTCATGTATAGCACCGCGGTGCTCGGCAACACCGCATGCGCGAGATAGCCGAGGAAGGCGACGGTCGCCAGCCCAAACAATTCATGATGCGATCGCAGCAGCGCCAGCGCGCCGACCGGATTCGCCCGCTTCCAGGCAAAGGCCGCCCGCCGCTCCGGCGGCAACGATTCGGGCAGCACGAAGAAACCGTAGCAGGCATTCAGCAGACTGAGCATCGCGGCGCCCCAGAACGGCAGCCGCGGATCGATCGCGCCGAGCCATCCTCCCAGCGCCGGGCCGAGGATAAACCCGAGGCCGAACACCATCCCGATCTTGCCAAACGCCGCCGCCCGCTGCGCCGGCGGCGTCACATCGGACATATAGGCGCCGGCCGTGCTGAAACTCGACGCCGCCATCCCGGCAATCGCCCGTCCGGCGAACAACCAGGCCAGATTCGGCGCCAGCGCCATCAGCATGTAGTCGAGGCCCAGTCCAATGTTCGACAACAACACGACCGGCCGCCGGCCAAACCGGTCGGACAACGCGCCCTGAATGGGCGAACAGACAAACTGCATCAACGCCCAGACCGTCCCCATATAGCCGAAGATTTCCGCCGCGCGTGCCGTGTCGCCCGCCAGGAACTCTTCGACCAGCTTCGGCAACACCGGAATCACAATGCCGAACGACAGCATGTCGAGAAACACGGTAAAGAGGATGAAGAGCGCCGCGGCCTGGCGCGGTTGAGCGGTTGTCGCGTGGTCAGTCATGGCGGCGCATTCTAGCAGGCAGAGAGAGGAGCAGGCACTGCAATCGGAATCCGTTAGAATCCAACCGACAACCCGATTGTGCCTAACAAGGCCGCGCGATCTGACGGCCCAGAGAACTCCGTCCCGAGACCGCCGTCCAGCACCATGCGAGACGTGAGTTGATGTCGCAGACCGATCTCGATGCCGCTGTGATTCCGCTGACCGCGCAGATCCGACTCTCTGGTGTAGAGACTGGCGATCAACGTGTCGCTGAAGCTCGTCGGATAGCCCAGGGGATAGCTCACCGCCACGACCGCCCGATAGGCGCCGGGCCGCTCCTGCCCCTGCGGCGACCCAAGGACGGTATAGCCCGCATTGATGTGCGCGCGCAACCGGCCGAACGAACGGGTGAGGATGCCGGTCATTTGCGTATCCACGCCTTTCGAATTTACCCCGGTGGGCAGATCCACTTCGATCCGGCCCGCAAACGCCGGCAGGTTGATCGTTTCTGTATTGAAATTGTAGAGCACGCCCAGGTGCAGATCGCCCGACTTGGCCGCGCCGACGAGCGTATGGGGGTCGGAAATGAGATCGCCCTGTATTTCAATCTGCGTATTGTCGAATGCGCCATAGATAATCTGCGGCTGAAACGTCACGCGGGTGCGGCCTTCCCGCCGGTCGTTGAAGCGCACGCCGCCTTCCAGGCCGATTTCGCCTTTCGGAATCGCATAGGCGTCTTCCATTCCGATCGGCCGGTTCGGGTCGAGATTGTCGTGGTCCAGCGCAAAGCCGCGCAGCGGCAACAGTCCGAGCAGCAACGCAAGCATTGTCCCGGCGATGTGACGCGCCAGCCGCTTCAATGGCGATGCTCCCGGTCTTGCACGATCATCGGATTCGTGGCATCGGCGCTCGCCAGATAGTAGCGATCCACCAGACGATAGATCTCCGCCCGCTTGGCCTCCCAGGTCGGCAGCAGATCGCTCGCCAGGATGTCGCTGATGTTGTCGTGCAGCATGTGGAGATTGTCGAAGATGTCGGCGATCTCCGGATAACGCGCCGCGAACAACGGACTCAGCTCCGCCGTCAACGGCATGAAGGTCCACTCCACCGGCGGCTGGTCGAGGTAACGCCGATAGGTCATGAGAATCGGCCGCACCGCTTGCGTCTTGGCCGTGAGATCGCGAGCCGCCTGCAACGGATCGTATACAGCGACTTGCAGATAGTGGTAGGACCAGATCGTCGCATTGAACAGCGGAAATCGGTGACGGAAGGTTTTGGAATAGGGAAACTGGTCGAGCCGGCGATGGTCCAGCCGCTTCGCCGTCAGCGCGTAGGCGCTCTCCTGGTAATAGGCCAGCACGTTCCGGATCGCCCGGTCTTTGTCCGGTTCGGCGGAGGCCATGATGTCGTAGGTGGCGCGATGCAGCGCATGCGCTTCGTCGAAAACATTCTGCGCGCGCCAGGCCAGCTTCATGTATGTCGGGGCGATGGCTTCTTCGTTGGGGTTGAGCCGGGGCTTCGTCGCAATGAACGCCAGGGTTTCTTTTCTTGCCCGGTCTTCAATGGCCGGCACATCTTTCCCACCGGTTAACAGTAAGTTCTCATAGAGATTGGAATGGCCGAAATCGACCCCATTGAACTCGCTGTCGAGCTCGGCCAGATCCTCGCGCAACGCGAAGTTCCACAACGCGCGGTAGTAGAATCGCTTGTCCCGAGGCTCGAACTGGCTGCACCCTGCCAAGGCAAGCGCGATCATGGCTACTGCCGCAATGGCCCCGATCCGAATGAACATGTGCCGCACCTCACCAGTCTCTCGCATTCCGGATTCTTGCCTACCCCTCAGGCATCAACGATAAACCGCGTGCATTCAAAATAACGGATGGAACGACCCGGCGTCTATCGTGCCGTAATGCCCTGACGGATTTTTCTCCCCTTGCGTCTAGGCGATGCCACCGTTACTCTTTTCGCAGTTTCATCGAAGCAGCACTGACCGATTTTTACCCAGGAGGAAAATACATGCGCATCGTCGTCGTTGGGGCAACAGGAACCATCGGGTCCGCAGTCGTCGCCGCCTTGTCCGGGCAACATGATGTCGTCGGCGTCGGACATACGAAGGGCGCGATCCGCGTGGATCTAGCCTCACTCGAATCCATCGACAAGATGTTTGCCGCCGTTGGAGCGTTCGATGCCCTCGTCTGCGCGGCAGGCCGGGCCGCATTCGGAAGCCTGGAGAACCTGAAGGATGCGGATTTTCAGCTCGGGCTTTCCAATAAACTCATGGGGCAGGTCAACCTCGTCCGCATTGGCTTGAAACAGATGCGCGACAACGGCTCATTCACCCTCACTAGCGGCGTCCTGAGCCGCGAACCCATGAAGGGCAGCGCATCGATCAGCATGGTTAATGCTGGGCTCGAAGGCTTCGTCCGCGCCGCCGCCTTGGAACTCCCGCGCGGCATTCGCATCAACGTCGTGAGTCCGCCCTGGGTAACCGAGACGTTGATCGCCAGAAAAATGGATTCGTCCGCTGGCTTGCCAGCCGCCACCGTCGCCCAAGCCTATCTCTCCAGCGTCGAACGCGCCATAACAGGCCAAACAATCGATCCGCGTGTCATTGCAGCCAAGCATGCGGGTTAAACACTGAGGATGAGGGCACGCTCCGTGCGACGCCCGAATACATTGTGTCTGTGCTATTCTGGGCGCCATCGGCTTTATCTAGGAGGATTTCTACGATGCGGATCAGACTAAAACCAGCAGGACTCATCGGAATATTCGGGTTGATCGGGGCAACGGCGCTCTCGCCATTTTCCCACTCAGCTCAGGCCTCGCCGTCCAGCCATGCCCCTCACGGCACAGTCACCATCGACGGCATCACCGTGCCCGATATCGGGCCGCTGCCGACCGCGATCCCGACACCGTCCACGAACCTGAATTACGCCGCTAAAATCGAATTGGGCAAGCAACTCTACTTCGACGGCCGCCTGTCGAAGAGCAATGCGATCCCCTGCGCCTTCTGCCACAATCCAGGAACCGGATTCGCCGACCCCCGGCAGACCTCTATCGGCATCGATGGCGGCGTGGGCGGGCGCCAGTCGCCGACGATCTACAACACCGCCTTTAATCATGTCCAATTCTGGGACGGGCGCGCGCGCTCGCTCGAAGAGCAGGCCATTGGGCCAATCCATAATCCAGTCGAAATGGGCGAAACGCACGAGAACGTCGTGCGCAAGCTTGGGAAGGTCAAAGGCTATCAGCAGCAGTTCCAGACTGTCTTCGGATCGGGCGTGAATCTTCAGGATCTCGCCAACGCCCTCGCCGCCTACGAGCGGACAATCATCTCGACGAATTCCGCATTCGACAAATATGTGCTGGGAGACCCCAAAGCCATGGATGAAACCGCCGTCAGAGGCATGGCTCTCTTCAAGGGAAAGGCCCGCTGCATCCTCTGCCACAACGGTTCCAACTTCACCGACAACCAATTCCACAATCTGGGTGTGCCACAAGTCGGCCCGGCGAAAGAAGACCTCGGACGTTATGACGTGACGCGGGCGGAGAAGGACAAAGGCGCCTTCAAAACTCCAACGCTGCGCAGCATCACAGAGACCGCGCCCTACATGCACGACGGCGCCTTCAAGACACTCGAAGAAGTCGTGGACTTTCTGAACGAGGGGGGCGGAGCCAATCAGAATCTCAGCGCTCTCGTGAAGCCGCTGAACCTGACACCTGAAGAAAAGACCGACCTTGTGGCGTTTCTCAAATCGCTCACAGGAGAATCGGTCAAATTCCAAATGCCTAAGCTCCCGAAGTAGCGCAGCCTTCACGATTGCAGTCATGCTACTTGCATCGAAAAGCATGCATCGATGTTAATCGGGGGTAGTCGCCAGGCGGTCGAGCAGCAGGCGGAAATCTGGGCGGCTGAGATAGCGTTGGAACGAGGAATCGGTACGGGGATCCGGCAGACCTTCGCCAGGATTCCCGTACTGTCGATAGCGGAACGCCACTGCCAATGAACGCATCGCCTCATCGGGTGCGTTCATTTCGGCATAGGTGCAGGCAAGATTGTAATGGAACATCGGATATTGAGGATCGCTCCTGAGACCATATTCAAACATCGCTTTGGCCTCGGCGAGCCGCCCGGTCAGGCCATAGGCCATGCCTAAATTGTCGACGAGGACACGCCAATAGACGACAGGAAGCCGACGGGAGATTTTCTCCATCTCGAGCGCTGACCGGTACCAAGGAATGGCTCGCGCGTACTGGCTTTGGACATAGTGCGCATTGCCTTTTTTAAACAAGTTGAAGCTGGATGGCCTGTTGGCGGCTGGCGCGGACAACAATCCACTCTCGCTTCTCTGAAAGGTTGCACGCATATGACTTCCCGAGGAATAACGGTCGCGCCCTGATGCAGGGGCGCCGACGGTCGAACGCTTTTGCCCTGTCACAAGATACGCATGATCGACGATGTCCATGACGACACCGGCTTGCAGCAACTCATCTGAGGTCGGAATCCACAGATCGTAGGCCGGGACCCCCATCGCCTTGTCCACAAACGAAACCTCCACACCTTGTGAGAGCATGTAGGCTCGGCTACGCTCATTCTCCCGATGGGCAGCAACCTCCGGCATGCCCGGGAAATATCCGCGGTGGAATCCCAGACTCGCATCCTTGTGCAAGAACCGCTGGCCGCCGGCCAGGAAAATCCTGATGCATGCGCTCTGGCAGCGCCCAGTGACGTACGTAGAGAGTCCGATCTGCTCCACCAGCGCTTGAACCTTTGTCGCTTCCGCCAATAAGCCGCCATGAGAATTCAATCCAATGACTTCCACGCCCGGAGTGTGCTTGAGGTGGTGAGCCACAGTCTGCACGAGGCCGACGCCAATGCCCCCCTCAATATGCAACATATGTCCGTCTTCTGAGAACGAGACCCTGTACCGATAGTCTTCTGTGGCGACCGCGATTTTCCCTTGTTCGAAATACATGGGCGCCCAATATGGGACCGTGATGAGCATGGCCAGGAGGCACAGGACGATCAGCCCTTGAGTTGCGCGGCCCCAAAACCAACCTGAACAGCTCGACAGATACTGCCGTGCGGCCCTCCATAATCCCACCGTTTGCCAGGGATGAATCACAAACATATGAAGAAAAAGCGCGCTGGTATAGAGCCGAAAAACTAGCAGCGGAGACGCAGTGGCCTCTTGGCGAGAGGCAAAAAACTGTTGGACAAGGCCGAAAAACGCATCGACAAGAACGTTGGTCAGCCAAAAGGAATGGGCCAGAGACAACTCACCTCGCCAATATCGCACGACATAGCGAACGATCGCTATTGGTCGAGGCCCGCGAGGCTTTACTGAATACATCGATACCCCTCATTACGAGTAGGTAACCAAAGTGTATGTAACCATGAAGGCTTTCGAGTCAAAACTCAAATTAATAGCGTAATTTCTGCCGCGTGAGACAAGACTCCACCGAGGACACTTTGATTAGGAAATAGTACCGAAAAGAGATGAATGCGTCGACAACGAGGTGGCGCACTGGCAATCGGCCTAGGGAAATCCCTCTCTGGACGATAGGTCTGATCAGACCGATCGCCAGAGTCATCTAGCCGGCGTGTTTTGGGGTAGCGTTTCTGAAGCGCCGCTTCGGGGTAGTATCTAATTAGATATCGTGCGTCTGCTCAATATGGCAAGAGTTCCCTCGCGTCACTTCCCCAGAGTTCGCACATAGGCCAGCACATCCCGGCTCTGGCTTTCCGAAAGATTTCTCTTCCAGGCCGGCATATTCGGTTTGCCGTTGTGAATTGTCTTGAGCAGCTCCGCATCCGATTTCTTCTTGGTCGCCGGCGCGGTGAGATTAGCTGGGTCCGGCCCCAAGAGCCGATAACCGTCTCCCCCGCCCTCAGCCCCGTGGCAACCGGCACAGTTCCTGACAAACAGTGTCTTGCCGCGAGCCGCATCCCCAGGCTTGGCCTTGGATTCTGCCTGCCCCTTCCCCGGCAACCCCAGCAACAAGCTACTGATACATCCAACCATTGCGATCCCGAGTAACCAGCTTTTGCTCATTACTGTTCCTCCCTCCGATGCGCCATATCGGCTGAGTGCAATCCAAGCCCTGCCTTGGCTATTGCGGATCACGCCTCCAACAACTAGTCCAGTTGACGATCAATCCCTGCTTTCATCGCGAGGAACCGCCGGACTCCGATCACGAGAAACATCGCGCCCATGACCAGCGACACCACTCCCAAGGTTTGAATGGCTCGCCCTTCCAGCCACCAGACGGCCGGAATGCCAACCGCAAAAAATCCCAGCGCGGTCCGGACGTACGCCAGTAACGTCCGCTCGTTGGCCAGCTCAGTCCGTTGCCGGGCCAGTCGATCACGCAAGACGGTATCAGTCGGTACAGCCACGAACGGTCTCCAAAAATCCTGAGAAACGAGAGCCGATCAACCTTGGGCGCTCAATGAGAAGGAAGGAAGCCGGAACGAACTCGGCAAAGACAGCGCACAAATCCCATTAGAAAGGAATGCGGAGGCCCATTTGAAACTCATTCGGTGAAATCCCCTGCCCAAACTGACTGCGCAGCCCGACATCGGGTTGCACGGGAGGAGGACCGGTCAACGAACGATTTAACTCCGATGTATACCCGCCGCCGAATCCCGCCCCGAGATACGGCAAGATCGTGCGTCCGCCCACTGAATAGCGGCCGCTGATCGATGGAATATCCCGAAAGACCGATGAGGATGGAGAATACAGCGGCAACGCTCCAGACGCATTGAACGGAAGCTCAGAGGCCTCGCCTCCCTGAGAATATTGTTCATTCAACGACTGCAGGACGGGGGACTCCAACACCGGCTCTTCCTGAGCCAAGGCGCCGCGCACAGAAACGGCGAGCACGGCGCACAACAACATTGGAGCGATGGCATAACGAAAGAACATAGTGAGATTTTACAAACAAAATTGCACGCGCACAAGACCGGCGCTCCGAAAACAGCGAAAGCAACACTGCCTATTCGGCCAAGGCGCCGGTCCATCTTCTACATCGACTCTTCATGGCCTGTTGCCATCTTGCATCCCCCGATCATCCGGTCTATCTTCTGCCGGTCGGACATCCCAACTGGAACGTACCGGCCTCCGGCTTGGAACGCCGGTGCAATCCACTCATCGGAACCCGGCGAACGGTATGGGCATCGCGGCGATTCTCGGCCTGATCACCATCGGACTGCTTGCGTACCTCGGCGCCGGCCGTAAAAAGCCTGCCGGGATTGAATTCTACGCGGGAGGCCTCTCCACGATCCTGCTCGCGCTCCTGCTGGAGCTCACGACACAAGGGGTGATCTCACACGTGCCCCAGTGGGCGCAGCCCTGGCTGGCCTTCATGACCTACCTGGCGATGTCCTTCGTCATTCTGAAAACGCTGGACCTGCTGTTCATCGAAGACTACCTCGTGGAGAAGCGGGGGAAATACATTCCCCGAATGCTCCGCCTGATCCTCCTGCTCGTCGGGATTACACTCGCAGGCCTGGTCATGCTTCGGGCTGTCCTCGATATGGATCCGCTGACCTTGATCGCGCTCCCGACCATCGCCACTGCCATCGTGGGATTCGCGCTCAAAGACGTCATCGCGCGCCTGGCCTCGGGCATCCAGCTCGGCCGCATGATCCACGTCGGCGACTGGGTCACGCTGATGGACAAAGAAGGCGTCGTCACCGATATCGCGTTCGACTACATCACGATCAGGACTCGTACCAATGATTACGTCATGCTCCCCAACGATGCCGTCTCTCAATCCGCTATCACCAACCACAGCCGGCCGGAAAATCTCTGCGCCCGCGCCATCCATGTCGACGCGAACTATGCCCATCCACCGGTGCAGGTGAAACAGATTCTCGTTCAATCCGCCTCGGCGGTGCCGGGCGTCGTCGCCGCGCCGGCGCCGGTCAGTTTCATTGAAGAGTTCAAGGATTCCGGCATCTCCTACAAACTGAAGTTTTTCTTTCATGACTATGGGAGCCGTGAGCGCATCGAGGGCGAAGTGATGTCCTACGTCTGGTATGCCTTTCAGCGGAACGGCATTGAGATTCCCTATCCTCAGCGAGTCGTGCAAATGACCCAGCCTCCCGATCTGACAGCACAACGGGCCACCGAACTGACCGGGATCGAAGCACAACTTCGCGCCATCGATTTCTTAGCCATACTCGACACGGAGGCGCGACGCTCGCTGGCCGAACAGGCGCAAACGCGCGTCTACCTGCCCGGCGAGCAGGTCGTGCGGGAAGGCGAACCGGGAGAGGAGCTCTTTGTCGTCATGGGGGGCGAGGCCGACGTCGTGATCAAGACCGGTGATCAGACCACGCCTGTCGCGACACTCACGAAAGGGCAGTTCTTCGGTGAAATGTCCCTGCTCACCGGAGCCCCGCGCTCAGCCACGGTCCAAGCGAAATCCCAACTGACCGTCACGGTCATCGGCAAGCACGCGATGAGCCAGGTCATCTCTCGCACCCCCGGCCTGGCAGAACAATTCGGCACCATCCTCACAACTCGGCAATCGGCCCTGGCGGCCACGCGTGAAACCGCCGATCGCGCGTCAAAACTGAGATCCGCCGCAGAAGATGGACGGTCGCTCACCGCGAAGATTCTCCAATTCTTTCGCCGGTCCGGGAGCTGATTCCCGGCCAGCCTCTGTCATCGACGGTGGAGCCATAAGATGCCAGCCGCCACGCGATACAACAAACTACTCTCTGGAGCGGCGGTGGGAGGTTCTGTATGGCTCCTCGCCTTGGCCCTGCACTGGTCGGGATGGCTCACCGTCACAGAACTCAAGACACTCGATCATCGGTTCCATCGATACGCGGATTCCACCAAAGCGGGGCACGATATCGTGCTAGTGGCGGTCGATGAGGCCAGCCTGGAATCCTACGGCCAATGGCCATGGCCACGCGACCGGCACGGCTATGTCGTCCATTACCTGAAAGAGGCCGGAGCCAAAGCCGTGGTCTTCGATGTCCTCTTTCTCGAACCGGACCGGTCGGGAGAGGAATTCGATGCCGTGCTTGCCGAAGAGATGCAAGCGGCTGGGAACGTCTACCTGCCGTTCCTGATGCAGAATGAGCCGATACCCTCCGGCGGATCGACCGCTTCCAGCGCGCACGAATATTCGCCAGACATCTTGAAAAAATCCACAATCCCGCTCAACGATCCAACCGCGCTGCAAGCGGACATCGCCTCAGCTTATACCGGCGCCAAATTGCCCCTGCCGCTGTTTGCGCAAGCCGCTCGCGGACTCGGCTATATCAATCTGACCCCGGACATCGATGGCACCACCCGCCGCCTCCCCCTGCTGGCGCAGGCGCAGCAACAGACATTCCTGCACATCAGTGCGACCGTTGCGCGCGACCTTCTGCAAGCGGATCGCGCGGCGCTGCATCCGCGTGAGCTTCGGCTAGGACCTGTAGCGATTCCGCTGACTGCGGAGCAAGACATGGTCATCGACTGGCACGGATCGCTGGAAAATCGCGTCTATCCTGTCTATCCCATTGGCGCCGTCCTCCGCTCGTTTATCGATAAACAGAACGGGAAACCGCCCCTGCTGGACCCGGCGCTGTTTCGCGACAAAATCGTGTTCGTGGCCGCCACCGCCGCTGGGACGTACGATCTCCGGGTAACCCCGCTCTCCCCCTTCGCGCCCGGCGTTCTCATCCATATGGCGGCGCTCGATAACATCCTGCGACAGCATCATCTCCAGCCGGCGTCATGGGCAGTCTTCGCAGCCTCCACACTTTTCCTCACGCTCGCCACCGCCTGGGCCTTCATGCTGATCCAGTCCCAGTGGATCAAGGCGGCCAGCATCACCGGCCTGGCCGCCGCGTACTATGGACTCGCCGTCCACGCCTTTACCTCGCACGGACTCTGGCTCGACCTCGCCATCCCCGAAGGCGCGCTAGCCGTCTCCTTCACCTCCGCCGCAACCGTCGAGTACCTCACGGAAGGGAAACGTCGCAGGCAACTGCGAACGGTCTTCGATAAATACATGGCGGCTGACGTTGTCGATGAGATCATGCGGAATCCAGATGCGATCCGGCTCGGCGGCGAGAAACAAGAACTCTCCGTGCTCTTTTCCGACATCGCCGGATTTACCTCCATCTCGGAACAGATGGATCCGGAAACGCTCGTCGAGCTTCTGAATCGGTATCTCTCGGCCATGACGGAGATTATTCTCCGCCATCGAGGCAACGTGAATAAGTATCTGGGGGACGGCATTATGGCCATCTTCGGAGCGCCGCGCGGAGAGCCCAATCATGCCAGCCTCGCCTGCTTTGCGGCGTTAGATTCGCAGGCTGAGCTTGCCAGGCTGCGCGAACGATGGAAAGCCGAAGGACAGTCGGAGATCCGCGCGCGCATCGGCATCAATTCAGGCCCGCTCGTCGTCGGGAATATGGGGTCGCAGACCAGGATGGAATACACCGTGATGGGCGATGCCGTGAATCTGGCTTCCCGCCTGGAGGGCGCGAATAAGTTTTACGATACGTTGATTCTGTTGGGTCCCCGCACCTATGAACTCGCCGCCAGCGACATCGAAGCGCGTGAAGTCGACCGCTTGCGGGTCAAAGGCAAGCAGGAACCCGTTGTCGTCTTCGAATTGCTCGCCCGCAAAGGAGCGCTGCCCGACGAACGGCGCCCTGTCATCGAGGCCTATCGAAC
Proteins encoded in this region:
- a CDS encoding hypothetical protein (Evidence 4 : Unknown function but conserved in other organisms; MaGe:77308776); amino-acid sequence: MAVPTDTVLRDRLARQRTELANERTLLAYVRTALGFFAVGIPAVWWLEGRAIQTLGVVSLVMGAMFLVIGVRRFLAMKAGIDRQLD
- a CDS encoding C-type cytochrome (MaGe:77308775); this translates as MSKSWLLGIAMVGCISSLLLGLPGKGQAESKAKPGDAARGKTLFVRNCAGCHGAEGGGDGYRLLGPDPANLTAPATKKKSDAELLKTIHNGKPNMPAWKRNLSESQSRDVLAYVRTLGK
- a CDS encoding Adenylate cyclase (MaGe:77308779), producing MPAATRYNKLLSGAAVGGSVWLLALALHWSGWLTVTELKTLDHRFHRYADSTKAGHDIVLVAVDEASLESYGQWPWPRDRHGYVVHYLKEAGAKAVVFDVLFLEPDRSGEEFDAVLAEEMQAAGNVYLPFLMQNEPIPSGGSTASSAHEYSPDILKKSTIPLNDPTALQADIASAYTGAKLPLPLFAQAARGLGYINLTPDIDGTTRRLPLLAQAQQQTFLHISATVARDLLQADRAALHPRELRLGPVAIPLTAEQDMVIDWHGSLENRVYPVYPIGAVLRSFIDKQNGKPPLLDPALFRDKIVFVAATAAGTYDLRVTPLSPFAPGVLIHMAALDNILRQHHLQPASWAVFAASTLFLTLATAWAFMLIQSQWIKAASITGLAAAYYGLAVHAFTSHGLWLDLAIPEGALAVSFTSAATVEYLTEGKRRRQLRTVFDKYMAADVVDEIMRNPDAIRLGGEKQELSVLFSDIAGFTSISEQMDPETLVELLNRYLSAMTEIILRHRGNVNKYLGDGIMAIFGAPRGEPNHASLACFAALDSQAELARLRERWKAEGQSEIRARIGINSGPLVVGNMGSQTRMEYTVMGDAVNLASRLEGANKFYDTLILLGPRTYELAASDIEAREVDRLRVKGKQEPVVVFELLARKGALPDERRPVIEAYRTGLAAYKQRDFATAATHFASALTLDPKDGPALVYLARAKEYLMTPPPEEWDGVYDLTSK
- a CDS encoding conserved exported protein of unknown function (Evidence 4 : Unknown function but conserved in other organisms; MaGe:77308777), translated to MFFRYAIAPMLLCAVLAVSVRGALAQEEPVLESPVLQSLNEQYSQGGEASELPFNASGALPLYSPSSSVFRDIPSISGRYSVGGRTILPYLGAGFGGGYTSELNRSLTGPPPVQPDVGLRSQFGQGISPNEFQMGLRIPF
- a CDS encoding Potassium efflux system KefA protein / Small-conductance mechanosensitive channel (MaGe:77308778), with product MGIAAILGLITIGLLAYLGAGRKKPAGIEFYAGGLSTILLALLLELTTQGVISHVPQWAQPWLAFMTYLAMSFVILKTLDLLFIEDYLVEKRGKYIPRMLRLILLLVGITLAGLVMLRAVLDMDPLTLIALPTIATAIVGFALKDVIARLASGIQLGRMIHVGDWVTLMDKEGVVTDIAFDYITIRTRTNDYVMLPNDAVSQSAITNHSRPENLCARAIHVDANYAHPPVQVKQILVQSASAVPGVVAAPAPVSFIEEFKDSGISYKLKFFFHDYGSRERIEGEVMSYVWYAFQRNGIEIPYPQRVVQMTQPPDLTAQRATELTGIEAQLRAIDFLAILDTEARRSLAEQAQTRVYLPGEQVVREGEPGEELFVVMGGEADVVIKTGDQTTPVATLTKGQFFGEMSLLTGAPRSATVQAKSQLTVTVIGKHAMSQVISRTPGLAEQFGTILTTRQSALAATRETADRASKLRSAAEDGRSLTAKILQFFRRSGS